A region of Vitis vinifera cultivar Pinot Noir 40024 chromosome 13, ASM3070453v1 DNA encodes the following proteins:
- the LOC100255868 gene encoding trihelix transcription factor PTL: MEMGDQYGLPDLRQFMARPSHFPAVPHPTEPYLHHYEAIMVGSHMGEVVVPRGLVDFHGDSATATATPTATATAAATAASVVGVGGLEMECGGVGGDGGNSRWPRQETLTLLEIRSRLDPKFKEANQKGPLWAEVSRIMAEEHGYQRSGKKCREKFENLYKYYKKTKEGKAGRQDGKHYRFFRQLEALYGETSNQASVSETHLAGNTTLLYQTTNNTTINQANQEALQDHKFCESHSFSNSSEFETSSSENNDDDLSAIAYMMNHSMEKKRGVDDGQSYRRVRKSLKGKIKEFVGLHMKKIMDTQEAWMEKMLTTIEHKEQERLSREEEWRKQEAARFDREYKFWASERAWIEARDAALMEALKKFTGKELKLSSPDGLMDKEIQDQNESMEDIVNEVPDDTTYSRWPEQELSSLIHLRTSMESRFQDSGYSEESLWEEIATRMGCLGYERSAMRCKQKWENINIYLNKTTEHSKKRKENLRTCTYFQPLDPYHGQEIMAKQGSENVGLQKNSEDHLSPSNSSVGTTVHGSCLNILLDEEHLWEDYGVKPSMGKNQQVWHK; encoded by the exons ATGGAGATGGGAGACCAGTACGGACTGCCGGATCTGAGGCAATTCATGGCCAGACCTTCTCATTTTCCAGCCGTTCCTCACCCCACTGAGCCCTATCTGCACCACTATGAGGCCATCATGGTGGGTAGCCACATGGGTGAGGTGGTTGTGCCTCGTGGGTTGGTCGACTTTCATGGTGATTCTGCTACTGCCACAGCTACTCCTACTGCTACTGCAACTGCTGCTGCCACTGCTGCTTCCGTTGTGGGTGTTGGTGGGTTGGAGATGGAGTGTGGTGGTGTTGGAGGAGATGGTGGAAATAGTAGATGGCCGAGGCAGGAGACTCTCACTCTACTTGAGATCAGATCTCGGCTTGATCCTAAGTTCAAGGAGGCTAATCAGAAGGGACCTTTGTGGGCTGAAGTTTCTAG GATAATGGCTGAGGAACATGGGTACCAGAGAAGTGGGAAGAAGTGCAGAGAGAAGTTTGAGAACCTGTACAAGTATTATAAGAAAACTAAAGAAGGTAAAGCCGGAAGACAGGATGGGAAGCACTATAGGTTCTTCCGACAACTTGAAGCACTCTATGGAGAAACAAGCAATCAAGCGTCAGTTTCAGAAACCCATCTTGCTGGGAACACTACTCTTCTTTATCAGACTACAAACAACACCACCATTAACCAAGCAAATCAAGAAGCTTTGCAAGACCACAAGTTCTGTGAGAGCCATAGTTTCTCTAACTCATCTGAatttgagacttcatcttcagAAAACAATGATGATGATCTTTCAGCTATTGCCTACATGATGAACCATTCCATGGAGAAGAAAAGAGGGGTAGATGATGGACAAAGTTACAGGAGGGTCAGGAAGagtttgaaaggaaaaataaaggaatttgtGGGCCTCCACATGAAGAAGATAATGGACACACAAGAGGCATGGATGGAGAAGATGCTGACAACTATCGAGCATAAAGAGCAGGAAAGGTTGTCCAGAGAGGAGGAATGGAGGAAGCAAGAGGCAGCTCGGTTCGATCGAGAATATAAATTCTGGGCTAGTGAGAGAGCATGGATTGAAGCCCGAGATGCTGCACTCATGGAGGCTCTGAAGAAATTTACAGGGAAAGAACTAAAATTGTCGTCTCCAGACGGGCTAATGGACAAGGAAATTCAAGACCAGAACGAAAGCATGGAGGACATTGTAAATGAAGTACCTGATGACACTACTTACAGTAGATGGCCAGAACAAGAGCTCTCAAGTTTGATACATCTGAGGACCAGTATGGAATCTAGATTTCAAGACAGCGGGTATTCAGAAGAAAGCCTATGGGAGGAGATTGCCACAAGAATGGGTTGTTTGGGCTATGAGCGAAGTGCAATGAGGTGTAAACAGAAATGGGAGAACATCAACATCTACTTAAACAAGACCACCGAGCACAGCAAGAAGCGCAAAGAGAATTTGAGAACCTGCACTTACTTTCAGCCACTGGACCCCTATCATGGCCAGGAAATCATGGCCAAACAAGGCTCTGAGAATGTAGGACTTCAGAAGAACAGTGAGGATCATCTTTCACCTTCTAACTCCAGCGTGGGTACCACAGTGCATGGTAGCTGCTTGAACATCCTGCTTGATGAAGAACACTTGTGGGAAGATTATGGTGTGAAGCCGAGTATGGGGAAAAACCAGCAAGTCTGGCACAAGTAA